A section of the Pseudomonas fluorescens genome encodes:
- a CDS encoding alginate export family protein yields the protein MKLNPFVKAGIGLTFALLWSCPTLAALTEDKNFGLEVKVTGQSEDDRDLGTQRGGDVNGIGLDLRPWVYGERGAWSAYAMGQAVTSSDIIETDTLQQSDGDTPEQSSNNDRKTKKNYLALREFWIGYSGFTPYPGEILKLGRQRLRNDDGQWRDTNIEALNWTFDTTLLKANVGAAERFSEYRTDLKELSPEDKDRQHFYADAAYQWTPGHWVGVRGHHSHDDGQLDYPQPGVAADPLDKRQNGDLTWLGLEANSDAYNWRNTNTVNYWASVTGMQGERSKVNALNPDGSRPATAKRNSDVDGWATDLGVRLRLDPQWQVGAAYARASADYEQNGLQSNRSNFTGTQSRVHRFGEAFRGEMNNMQSMSLFGSWQLRDDYDASLVYHKFWRVDGNKPVGSNGIDAVQNTYDDVTGAVLSSTSLPLEDGKKDLGQEMDLVVTKYFKKGLLPAALSQSIDEPSALVRFRGGVFKPGDAYGKQVDSYMHRAFVDVIWRF from the coding sequence ATGAAGCTCAATCCATTCGTCAAGGCCGGTATTGGCCTGACCTTCGCCCTGCTGTGGTCATGCCCGACCCTGGCCGCGCTGACCGAAGACAAGAACTTCGGCCTGGAAGTGAAAGTCACCGGCCAGTCCGAAGATGACCGCGACCTCGGCACCCAGCGCGGCGGCGACGTCAACGGTATCGGCCTGGATCTGCGCCCGTGGGTCTACGGTGAACGCGGTGCCTGGAGTGCCTACGCCATGGGCCAGGCAGTGACCTCCAGCGACATCATCGAGACCGACACCCTGCAACAGTCCGATGGCGACACCCCCGAGCAATCGAGCAACAACGACCGCAAGACCAAGAAGAACTACCTGGCCTTGCGCGAGTTCTGGATCGGCTACAGCGGCTTCACGCCCTACCCTGGCGAGATCCTCAAACTGGGCCGCCAGCGCCTGCGCAATGACGACGGGCAATGGCGCGATACCAATATCGAAGCGCTGAACTGGACCTTCGACACCACCCTGCTCAAGGCCAATGTCGGCGCGGCCGAACGCTTCAGCGAATACCGCACCGACCTCAAGGAACTGTCCCCCGAAGACAAGGACCGCCAGCATTTCTATGCCGACGCGGCCTACCAGTGGACACCCGGCCATTGGGTCGGCGTACGCGGCCACCACAGCCATGACGACGGCCAGCTCGACTACCCGCAACCAGGCGTAGCCGCCGACCCGCTGGACAAGCGCCAGAACGGCGACCTGACCTGGCTTGGCCTTGAGGCCAACAGCGACGCCTACAACTGGCGCAACACCAACACCGTCAACTACTGGGCCAGCGTCACCGGCATGCAGGGCGAGCGCAGCAAGGTCAATGCCCTCAACCCTGACGGCAGCCGCCCGGCCACCGCCAAGCGCAATAGTGACGTGGATGGCTGGGCGACCGACCTGGGCGTGCGCCTGCGCCTCGACCCGCAGTGGCAAGTGGGGGCGGCCTATGCCCGTGCCAGCGCCGACTACGAGCAGAACGGCCTGCAAAGCAACCGCTCGAACTTCACCGGCACGCAATCGCGGGTCCATCGTTTTGGCGAAGCGTTTCGCGGCGAGATGAATAACATGCAGTCCATGAGCCTGTTCGGCTCCTGGCAATTGCGCGACGACTACGACGCCAGTCTGGTCTACCACAAGTTCTGGCGTGTGGACGGTAACAAGCCGGTGGGCAGCAATGGCATCGATGCGGTGCAGAACACCTACGACGACGTCACCGGCGCCGTGTTGTCCAGCACCTCCCTGCCCCTGGAAGACGGCAAGAAAGACCTCGGCCAGGAGATGGACCTGGTGGTCACCAAGTACTTCAAGAAAGGCCTGCTGCCCGCCGCCCTCAGCCAGTCGATCGACGAACCGTCGGCCCTGGTGCGCTTTCGTGGCGGCGTGTTCAAACCGGGCGACGCCTATGGCAAGCAAGTCGACTCGTACATGCACCGCGCCTTTGTCGATGTGATCTGGCGTTTCTGA
- the algK gene encoding alginate biosynthesis TPR repeat lipoprotein AlgK has product MTLSKTPKYLWERACSRKQCVSQHMHQLTGPLREQVEASNRRSHIGSLCTLTLAVTLAGCAGLPDQRLANEALKRGDTATAAQNYQQLADLGYSEAQVGLADIQVGSRDPAQIKQAEATYRAAADTSSRAQARLGRLLVAKPGATEAEHREAESLLKKAFANGEGNTLIPLAMLYLQYPHDFPSVNAQQQIDTWRTAGYPEAGLAQVLLYRTQGTYDQHLDDVEKICKAALNSTDICYVELATVYQKRGQPEQQAELLKQMQAGYGRGTVTAQRVDSVARVLGDASLGTPDAKTAQALLENIAPGYPASWISLAQLLYDFPERGDVEQMMKYLDNGRAADQPRAELLLGKLYYEGKWVPADAKAAEAHFQKAQGQEVAADYYLGQIYRRGYLGQVYPQKALDHLLTAARNGQNSADFAIAQLFSQGKGTQPNPLNAYVFSQLAKSQDTPQANELAAQLEQQLPPAQRAEGQRLLQQELAARGALSQSTLQLHALQEEDGEESL; this is encoded by the coding sequence ATGACTCTCTCAAAAACACCAAAATACCTGTGGGAGCGGGCTTGCTCGCGAAAGCAGTGTGTCAGCCAACACATGCATCAACTGACAGGGCCTCTTCGCGAGCAAGTCGAAGCGTCGAACCGCCGCTCCCACATTGGATCGCTGTGCACATTAACCCTTGCCGTCACATTGGCCGGTTGCGCCGGCCTGCCCGACCAGCGCCTGGCCAATGAAGCGCTCAAGCGTGGCGACACCGCCACCGCCGCGCAGAACTACCAGCAACTGGCGGACTTGGGTTACAGCGAGGCCCAGGTCGGCCTCGCGGATATCCAGGTCGGCAGCCGCGACCCGGCGCAAATCAAGCAGGCCGAAGCCACCTACCGCGCGGCCGCTGATACCTCGTCCCGCGCCCAGGCCCGTCTCGGTCGCCTGCTGGTGGCCAAGCCCGGCGCCACCGAGGCCGAACACCGCGAAGCCGAAAGCCTGTTGAAAAAAGCCTTTGCCAATGGCGAAGGCAACACCCTGATCCCGCTGGCCATGCTGTACCTGCAATACCCCCACGATTTCCCCAGCGTCAACGCGCAGCAGCAGATCGACACCTGGCGCACTGCCGGCTACCCCGAAGCGGGCTTGGCGCAGGTGCTGCTGTATCGCACCCAGGGCACTTACGATCAGCACCTGGATGACGTGGAAAAAATCTGCAAGGCCGCGCTCAACAGCACCGATATCTGCTACGTCGAACTGGCCACCGTCTACCAGAAGCGCGGCCAGCCGGAACAACAGGCCGAACTGCTCAAGCAGATGCAAGCCGGCTATGGCCGTGGCACCGTCACCGCCCAGCGGGTCGACAGTGTGGCCCGGGTGCTGGGCGATGCCTCCCTCGGCACACCTGACGCAAAAACCGCCCAGGCCCTGCTGGAAAACATCGCCCCCGGCTACCCTGCTTCCTGGATCAGCCTCGCGCAGTTGCTCTACGACTTCCCGGAACGGGGCGATGTCGAGCAGATGATGAAGTACCTGGACAACGGCCGTGCCGCCGACCAGCCCCGCGCCGAACTGCTGCTGGGCAAGCTGTACTACGAAGGCAAGTGGGTACCGGCCGATGCCAAGGCCGCCGAAGCCCACTTCCAGAAAGCCCAGGGCCAGGAAGTGGCGGCCGATTACTACCTCGGCCAGATCTACCGCCGAGGCTACCTGGGCCAGGTCTATCCACAAAAAGCCCTCGACCATTTGCTGACCGCTGCGCGCAACGGCCAGAACAGTGCCGACTTCGCCATCGCCCAGTTGTTTTCCCAAGGCAAGGGCACCCAGCCCAACCCCCTCAATGCCTATGTATTCAGCCAACTGGCCAAGTCCCAGGACACCCCGCAGGCCAATGAACTGGCCGCACAACTCGAACAACAACTGCCGCCCGCCCAGCGCGCCGAGGGCCAGCGCCTGCTGCAACAAGAGCTGGCCGCCCGTGGCGCCTTGAGCCAAAGCACGCTGCAACTGCACGCCCTGCAAGAAGAAGACGGCGAGGAATCCCTATGA
- a CDS encoding alginate biosynthesis protein Alg44, with protein sequence MNSQVNANVVHESEAQRQHARVKIPAKLRFFGADRTPMEVRVIDLSAGGLAFNAAQQPLKVGDVHKARLQFVIDNLGLAMDVELMVRSHDRQTGRTGCQFQNLDAQDISTLRHLITSHLSGDIVTMGDMLATLQRDNFTKARKVKDSGSGMSALGRLRAVTFSLAIFVVGLAAFGFVFKSLYGMYFVSHAQAGLVSVPGMNVTMPRDGTVQSLIKDHGVAAKGAPLATFSTSMLDVLKGHLDEDQLQPAKVEELFGKQMTGTLTSPCDCIVAQQLVADGQYASKGDVIFQLVPRGSQANVEARFSYRQFADVRPGTPVSFQVADEEQTRTGTIVSSTSLNSADLSSDIRVQIKPDAPLDSAYAGRPVEVTSDRGPSLNWLIDKAMAAGL encoded by the coding sequence ATGAACAGCCAAGTAAACGCCAACGTTGTCCACGAATCCGAAGCCCAGCGCCAACACGCCCGGGTCAAAATCCCGGCCAAGCTGCGCTTCTTCGGCGCCGACCGCACGCCCATGGAAGTGCGGGTCATCGACCTGTCCGCCGGCGGCCTGGCGTTCAATGCCGCCCAGCAACCGCTGAAGGTCGGTGATGTGCATAAGGCGCGCCTGCAATTTGTCATCGACAACCTCGGCCTGGCGATGGACGTGGAGCTGATGGTGCGCTCCCATGACCGCCAGACCGGTCGTACCGGCTGCCAGTTCCAGAACCTGGATGCCCAGGATATTTCCACCCTGCGGCACCTGATCACTTCGCACCTGTCCGGCGACATCGTGACCATGGGCGACATGCTGGCAACCTTGCAACGCGACAACTTCACCAAGGCGCGCAAGGTCAAGGACAGTGGCAGCGGCATGAGCGCCTTGGGCCGCCTGCGCGCCGTAACCTTCAGCCTGGCGATCTTCGTGGTAGGCCTGGCGGCGTTCGGTTTTGTGTTCAAGTCGTTGTACGGCATGTACTTCGTCAGCCACGCCCAGGCCGGGTTGGTCAGCGTGCCGGGGATGAACGTCACCATGCCTCGCGACGGCACCGTACAAAGCCTGATCAAGGACCACGGCGTTGCCGCCAAAGGCGCGCCACTGGCGACCTTCAGCACCAGCATGCTCGACGTGCTCAAGGGCCACCTGGACGAAGACCAACTGCAACCGGCCAAGGTCGAAGAACTGTTCGGCAAGCAAATGACCGGCACCCTGACCTCGCCTTGCGACTGCATCGTCGCCCAGCAGTTGGTGGCCGACGGTCAATATGCGAGCAAAGGGGATGTGATCTTCCAACTGGTGCCGCGCGGTAGCCAGGCGAATGTCGAGGCGCGTTTCTCCTATCGCCAGTTCGCGGATGTGCGCCCAGGTACACCGGTGAGCTTCCAGGTCGCCGACGAAGAACAGACCCGCACCGGCACCATCGTCAGCAGCACCAGCCTCAACAGCGCCGACCTGTCTTCGGATATCCGCGTGCAGATCAAGCCCGACGCCCCGCTGGACAGCGCCTACGCCGGCCGCCCCGTGGAAGTGACCAGCGACCGTGGCCCGTCCCTGAACTGGCTGATCGACAAAGCCATGGCTGCTGGTTTGTAA